The stretch of DNA GacacagaagaataaaaagatGTTCTCTATGAACTCTCATAGCTACCGAAGCACACGAGGGACAGAACCTGCTGTCACTGCCCTCAATCTGCTCTCAGCAGTGTAATCCATCATGGAGGGGCCGCCCAGGGACCCGTCTCTGTCCCCTTGTTCTCGCTCCATTGAGAGCCAGTGAAGGCAAGCTGACAGAGAAGATAGCTGAGCTTTACTCACCAACAACCACAGTGAACCTAACagctcactctctcacacaccccttctccttctccttctccttctctctctctctctctccattcagTCATTCAGCTGCCAGGAATCCCAAACACACCTGGGCAGCCGGCCCCGCTGTCTGAGCCCGCCTGCTCGGAGCAGTCGGGACAAGTGCTGTCAAGGATTTACAGAGATGGCTGCATTCCTCGGCACACCGCAGGCAGTCAGGCCATCGATCACAGGACGTCCATATAAACACGCTGCATCATTAAGACATCATTACAGTCATATCACACAGCACTGAATCTCTGCGGTGGAGAGGGTTCATTGACTACAACAGCAGTTCTGAACGAATCTGAGACTTTGAAATATTCGAAATATTAACCTTTTTGTCaattttctcattcatttattaattgtcatttaattagttgtcatttttaattaatctaaCTTGTATTATACCGGAACACTAAAACCTTCACCACTTTCATTACAgcattaatgtcatttttaattaaggatatgctcctctctctgccacagATTGATACAAACAGTGATTCAACATGTACAAAGTTTTGGTCTGTTTTACGTGTGGAAAAAGGCTTTTGCCCAAATCAAGTGATGCATCTAatttgtgctgcagcagcaacatcagcatttaCATACAGGCTAGCCTGAGCAGACAGTCAGACTGGCTGaatggacagagagaagggCGCCACCTACAGACATTATTTGCAAAATAAACAGATTAAGGGAGACAAGTGTCTCCATGTAATAACTACACGTCCTCTATTGCCTTCCCAGTGACACAGTAAAAAACAAGGCTGAGTGTCATTAACTTTGTTTATGAAGATGTTGCCTACAAGGCTGATTGGAGATCAGATCGTATATCTGCTCTGCACTCCATGAAAGTAGtaacattattgattattgaacATGATTTGGATTGTGATATTGGCGCCGTGAGACTGTCGCaccaagtacacacacacagacttttaaaaaggGGCCTGTTGTTTGAATAAAGGAGACATTGCTATTAAATAGATTCTGttaatgtttgaatatttttaatcaataaaatgttcCACACTCAAGATGATCAAGATGAACCTCAAGATGAATAATAACCCAAATTAAATTCTGACATTAATaacaattttcaaaaaaaaagctaaagaGAGAATGGATTAGTTATTAAAAACTATACTCTGGAATAGTTTCCCAGGAAATGTTCAAATCATAAGCAGGTTGGGAGGTTGGAGCTGGCTCAGAGGTGGTGTTTAGTAGAACTGAAAATAGGGTGTTAAATTTGTCTAGATGTGGTTTATGTATTTCAATCATTAAGGGCGAACCCAGCTGAGTTGGCTGCAAAGTCATACTGATATGTTCCTATGTATTTCCAAAGAAGCACTAATGTAGTGTGTGATGTGACGCTGAATACTGTGAATAACACGTTGAGTGTATTGTACTGATATTGATAAATGACTTGCCATGTCAGATCTGTCCCCGCCCTGCGCACCCCCATCCCCAAAGGGaccacaatttaaaaaagaaaaaagcctctTGGTTTTATCCTGACATTTTGTAATGTAAACACTCTTTGCCATGTCAGtactgatgtttttaaatgaaattacaaaggtaataaaaacatttaaatggtAGAAAGATGTTTATTCATCCATAAACAACtcacaataataaaaatcagaTAAGTAACTTCATTACTTACTCCAAGAATCCAAAACATAGGCTACTTAAAATAGATCACTGCACAtttaaatcaatcattttaCTGGGGTGCTATGACGTAACTACCCCCACTGCCTCCTACCCCTGCTGCCCCCTGGCAATCAGATAATCTACTGTTGATCTGGAGTAACAATGACTGGACCACATGAGAAGAGAAACAACTGCCCAACTCTACTGCCTGCTATCACTGAAGCTTTGCTGCCCACAAACCCTCTATATTGTCTTCTTAGTAGAAGCCAAACAAGCTCATTACGTTTAAGAAAACTGATTAATTCATGAAAGAAAACTAATTAGATGTCTTACTTTTCAAGTGCAGCCATGATCATGGGAGGGAGCACCAGAATCGGCATGGGTAGGACCACTCTGGTCAGAGCTGTTTCTGAAAGCGCCTGccacaaaacataaaatgaagaaacaaagacaCTTACAGTCAGCATTCACAAACGTTATATCAATCAATAATTGTAAACCAATAAAACTGCACCTGAAGAATTCACGTCAGATAAGAGATCTGAGCAACGTACATGCCTGGCAGCCACTTTAGATGTTCCCACCACGTTCCCGTTGTCGTCGAGCACACTGATGCCCTCCGACAGCTCAGAGTGTCTCATGAGCACCACGTTGCAGACGTTTGCACTCGCTGTAGAGAGGTGAGAATGCTTTGAAAAATTAAGGGAAGTGaagatttgacattttattatttcacagatCAGTAAATTGTTTTGTCACCCTGTGGCTGGGGTTTAAAGGGTTCGAATCCTTGCTCAATAGTACTGTGGTAGGTACTGTAAGAACAAGGGATTGTATCTTGGATGGTAATTTCCACCATGAGTCACTGTCATGGGCTCTGAGTGACGTGATTGGCTGAGAGGGTATCTGTTAATCGCCACAACCTCCGATCTATATTCCACTTCAGTCAGCCTTTTTGCACTTTGCACTCCTACAGCTACATGAAACAAAATGGCAGGTGTACTTTGAGTCCATATGCCCAAGACCTACTGCTTTACGCCTGTTACTgcacttataataataataatacatttttatttataggcgcctttcacTTGTGCAATTAAAATACAGCCCTGTACTAGAGGTCTTCACCGGTACAAAATGACTCAAGAAATTAATTCCTATTGGACCGGATAAtctttaaaatattcatatacaGATATTACTGACGTGGTGCAtgtctgagaggagagagacaattTTATGGACCTGACAAAGCCAGTAATTAAAACGACTACTAAAAATGCTATTTCACTGCTAAAAATGTTTATCATTTCGTACACAACATATGGTAGCCTAATAAAAGGAGCTCAAAATATCAGACAGACTTGTCGAGAGTTGCAGCTCTAATAGTCTAATCATCCTGGAAGTTACACACACAGCGCTGGTGTGTTTCTCTCATGATCAGCACTGATCACAGCTCTTCTCAGATCCACTCCGGTATTACACATTAtgataataaacaataataaacagaTATAGTACCTTGTGGTAATGGAACGGGATGTGACCTGGATCTACCATAATAAAATATGAACCCCAACCTCTATGGGTCCCTGGGGTTCAGGTAGACCAGTCTACCCAAGCCCTCCACCCAAAGAGCCACTAGCCCGGCTGTAGAGTCTTGTGTGACATGTATTTGGCATATATGTTTGGATCAGgtggaaacaagaacaaaagaaatCCTGTTTGCCCGTGTCATCTCTTGCTGTCTCTAGAAAATTACATCTTTTAAGGAACTGaagacataataataataataataataataataatgctttaataataattcatacTATGGTGAAAATATCATAGATTTAGCACCTCTGAAAGACTCACTGAAACTGCCTGAATGTAGGATATGACAAAACATTTGTGTTATAATCCACAAAACTGAACGTCATGCCTCCACCTGTGTGACTTTGACTAAAACAACAATCAAATCAGCGACAGACACAGTAACCAGGTGACTGATAGGGCGACAAACAGCAGCGTTGTACCCCTGTGATTTATTCACGAatgccaaaatgaacacaaatgcaTGTTAATATAGATGGACCTTTCTTCTTGACTCTAATAGGAATAAGAAAAACTCATTTTAGAGAGTTTAGTAGTGGAGCCGCGAGCCTTTTTAATTTAAGACAACAGCATTCAGAGTTATCTTTACTAAGGGCTTCAGGGCTGGCAGGTCGCTTTATGAGGGGAATTCAATTGACTGAGCAAATAGCTCTTTTTACCTacaagggatttttttttttaatccagacCAATTAATAGAGAGACAGATAGTGGGATTTtgtgaagaaataacaaaaactacagcaaataaatcaaccccccccccacctcaaaaaataaaaaagttatatTAACTGTTAAATTAACAAATGCATCAAAGTAattataaaattgaattgattaTTGTAAAGAAATATGTGGATATAATTTGCAATTATTtgaaattaattacatttatgtaCATTCTAATTGTCATCAAATAACTGGTGGCACACTCATGGAAATGCACCCCAGAAATTTTCACGTAATTACTTCCTAAATATCacaaataatgacaaatattttcaaaagacaACAAATTAATTATCCCCATAAATTTCTGGTGGCAAGTCTTTCCCTCCAGTCTAGGTCTTCATAATCTAATTGAATGACAGGCCGCTGCTTGATTAGGTTATTACAAATTAATCTAGCCTTAAGTAAGCAAACAAAATCAAGCGGGTGAATTTTCAAACAGCACTTTGCTTTCGCTTGCTTCAATTAGCCATTTTAATTACCTTTTATATGGGCctaccacaacaacaacagcaacaacaatgaaCAAACAGAAATCAGGTAAATGAGGCCTTGACATAGACGCCACTTTGGGGGTAATTATCCAATttgtttgcagcagcagagttcCAACAAGCAGCCAATTACCAGGCAAAGGCTGCGCTGTAGAAACCTGTTGATTTAATTGAAAGAACCGTCATGGTAAGaaaggagggtggggggggcaggcaaACAATTTAATTATGAGCCAGCAGCCTGGGGCATTGTGGGACACAGGTCTATACCCCtgggtgtgactgtgtgtttgtggcagagTGGCATGAAAATCAGCTTTgtggctccacacacacacacgcctgccAAAGCGAGCTCTCAACACGTCTCTAACCCTGCAGAGGAAACGGACGGAGGAACAGAAATGGCACAAATCGCTCAGCAGTGCTTGGCTCTCATACAGCAATTTATAATGATCATAGAGCAGTTATGTAAAGGTGGACTCCATATCCATCAACACTAAGGATAAAAATGAGTCTATACTGCATCTGAAGATTTATATTAGGTGTCTTTGCTGCCTTATTTAGTACACTGCATGAAAAACAATATCTACTAATAGCTAGTTATTGTTTCTTTCATTGTGTTCATATGTTGACAAATTGAATGCATACTCGTGGCATTTGGGGCCATTAGtgatggtccccagaggatacaaaattaaaaataatgaccCAATTCTTGTCAGCCAAATGCAGTTTTAGAGCAGCACAAAACAGAGCGCGCTAAACATTTGCCTGATCCATTAACAGGGtaagtgttagcatgctaacaagcaAACTACTTACTAAATTAAGTGCTGATGTTCATTCCAGACCTTTTCAAATGATCAGTAACACAAGGGCCAAGCTGTTTATTGCtttaaaaactaaacacaaGGTAAAGGGAACACAGCTTCTAAATGAACTTGGACAAGCTATAAAactcaaataaaataatcattattcttaaaacagaaaatgatatGCTTCAGGCAAAATCAGAGCTAGAATAATTAGGTTTTAGACTGATTTGGCTTTTTCAAAGTGTGACATAAAAAAGGAACATATAAATTATTtatgtaataattataataatatcaatatattgCCGTGATGATGGTAATGAGCTCAATCCTGCTGTAGGCATCACATGACGGTTATTGTCACTGTCCTAGTGAGACGTGATTGAAAGCTGCACAAAAacgctaacattagcattttaaCATACTGGCATGCTCATTTTTAAATACTAAACGCTTACAAACTAACTATGCACTAAATATTACAATGTAATTTTGACATGCTAACACAGTAAGTGTACGTGCTAGGTAATACATACCATGTTGACttcatcaaatattaaaatgactgaaacaaaatAATGTATTGACAGAAAGCCAGTCAGTTTCTATTTTAACCTGTCAGCTTGAAGAAAATCTGATCATCCTCTCCAATCTACAACATAAACTTAAAATTTAACTAATTTAGTTTATAAAAGGCCATTTCAGTGGAGAACTTGGCTTAAACCCCATCCATCCCATGAAGTGTTTGGCTGAGCTCTTTTGAACTTACCCACTGCTGGGAAGGGGATGAACCTTTGCACCAAAAGCCTGGTAGTCGGGCTGAAGCGTCTGGCTTTCTGGACTAACACGTTCAACCCGACCTGAAGGAAAACCAGACATATATGATACAGGCAATCAGCCACTGAGTCTGTTTTAAAACGTcaatgatacacacactgactgcttGTAATTGATATTTGAATAAACAGGTTATTGGTCTATACATGGTTCCAATAcggaaaaacactgaaacaagaaacaacaacttTTACGTGTCAGAAATAGTCTGATTGGGAGGAAAGTGACAGCATTTCCTGGATGTCTGCATAAACAATTAAACGTCCtgctttattttaaacacaCCAGAGGTCTGGAGTCCAAAGGCTATGTGCTCTCAGATAACACACCATCACCCCGCTTCAGCCCCCGGCTCTCCCCAGCCAGGCGGGGGGTCGTCACCATAGCAGACGTTTAATTGGAGAGCTCCTGCCCCCCTCCCTACTCGTCATTCCGCCCTCCAAGCACcccgtgattttttttttctgtgcttgttGCCGTTGTCAAGCCTGAGGGCAGCAGCCGGATGAGCGCCCAGCGGGACCAGTAATTGGCTCGGTTTGAGCCCTGTGTCCACACTAAGGGCTGTGTCAGGCAGGTGTGTGAACGTCTATTATACTCTTTTGACATCTGAGTCGTGATGACATGAAGGTATGAAAAAAAGGTTCAACCGATAAAGGTATTGTGAAGGCTGGTATTAAAAGGTGTATGCTGATATTAGACTCATTTAAATTTAGCCATTCGCTGCCAAAAACCTCTAAATTCTGAAGTTCATATCAAAGGGTTAGCAATGTGACTAAGGGGAGTCTATAATATTGGAACAGTCACTCTCCTGTGAATTTATTGCTGCTAAAATGTCACCTAAATGTGCCTGCAAACTCAAGCTCCTGTTTCGCAGAGCAAGGCTTTAAATGTGACAGGAGCTTATAGAAGTCAGGCTAAGAGTTTTCTATGGAACAGGGTGTCAGACATATTATTGGAATTTGTGATGACATTGATATTCAAGtgttatttcttactttttaaaattttgtattttttggatttcaggattgtgtttgtgtgcttttgttgctgaatgtgttgtgcttctttgtgtttttttctaatatctAAGGACCATGTTTGAAATAAGTGTTTTAACATCTGCTATCCTTTGGATCGTTTGCTTCAGTGTCTGTCTATGAATAAAATCAGTGTATCTGTCTCACAACTAGACAACCAAGTCTGCAAAAAAGCAATTTGATGGAGAGAGAAACCTTTAGTTGTGTTTGCATTTGACAAAATCCAGCATTATGTTGACATATTGGTCTGTGCCTggtttaaaagacaaaatggatCAATAAGTGACTCAGCTACAGGAGCAGAGGCAGAAATAGAACTCACAGCAATGGAGACAGCGCTGGTCACCGCTCCAAGGTATCCCTGCACGAATTTGGAAACTGGGGCCGGCTAAAGTGAAAAGTAAGGGAGGTAATAATAACGAAAGAGTTTAATGCAGCAGAGCACAATTGTCTGTATACAGGATCTGCCTTCGTGGGACTGGGTCACTTCACTGCTGATGTGGTACCTTGGAGGCGTTGCGGTTGCAGTAGTTCACACAGGCGTTGTGACTCTGGTTTAACCACTGTAAAAGAAGAAGAGCTTGTTAGTGAATGTACTGATACCGAATGTGTTACTCTATAATTACAGGTTTAGCATTTTCAACATTGGTACATCCTTTTCTTATTACTTTGTGTAAACAAATGGGACTATAGAGGTtcttgaccttttttttttgtaccagagcatctacagacattcaaatatacacaaatactgataaaaaaaaacatagaaatcCAACTACAGAAGCAGTGCTGTAAGCTGTTCAGATACTTGACACCATCTTTAGAGAAAGAAGAGTTCATGGTCAGGAAAAAGCTAGTAGGTAATTCTTGACTGAGGATTTAGACGACTATCTGTCAAATGTTTTCACTGGGGATCCACTGACAATCCACTGCGCCCAAATTCACAATACAGCTTATTGATAAATCATGAGAAgagtgcataaaaaaaaaaagttatcatttttttctgccatttccACATCACCTTATATAATCTTGAATAGGTAAACCAGGCATTTCAAAGAGATACATGGTTGataataattgaaaatataaaacacattaaatactttattgatgagaccaaataaatacatttaggtGGCAATAACAGGCTGTCTCGTTGTTGCTATTTCCTCTGATCAGcaataaacatttcaaagactttataaatgagacaaaataaGGACATTCAGGCACAGTTAACAGCCACTCGTCTGCAGAATGGCGGCCACAGAGACTGAAGTGTAACATTAGTTAGTACAAATACCAACAAGCTCCCTCATATGGATTAAAAGTGCACTGCGGATATAAATCTCAAATAAAAGACTGGAAGAAATTCTGG from Pempheris klunzingeri isolate RE-2024b chromosome 13, fPemKlu1.hap1, whole genome shotgun sequence encodes:
- the sfxn5a gene encoding sideroflexin-5a isoform X2 encodes the protein MSEYPTFQHGRPRFDQNTFFGRFRHFLDVIDPSTLFVTEKRLQECMELLDRFKQGTLPPGVTDAQLWQAQKIKQAIIHPDTGEKILMPFRMSGFIPFGTPVVVGLLLPNQTLVSTVFWQWLNQSHNACVNYCNRNASKPAPVSKFVQGYLGAVTSAVSIAVGLNVLVQKARRFSPTTRLLVQRFIPFPAVASANVCNVVLMRHSELSEGISVLDDNGNVVGTSKVAARHVRCSDLLSDVNSSGAFRNSSDQSGPTHADSGAPSHDHGCT